DNA sequence from the Selenomonas timonae genome:
TGACGACGAACGCCCCAATCGGTACACCGCCCGCAAGCCCTTTGGCGAGCGTGACAACATCCGGCATTACGCCCTGCGCTTCATAGGCGTAAAACGTCCCTGTGCGCCCCATCCCCGTCTGAATCTCGTCAAAGATCAGGAGGGCATCGTGCTTGTCACAGAGTTCCCGCACCTCTTTCAGATAGCCGTCCGACGGCATGCGCACGCCGCCCTCGCCCTGAATTGGTTCGAGCATGACCGCCGCCGTATTCTCGCTCATCTGTGCTTCAAGCGCCGCAATATCGTTGAACGGCACATAGTCGAACCCCCCCGGCAGCGGCTCGAAGCCCTTGTGGAATTTCTCCTGTCCCGTTGCCGTCAGCGTCGCGAGTGTACGGCCGTGGAAGCTGCCGAGCGCCGTGATGATCTGCGATTTGTCGGGAGAGATTGTATGCGCGTATTTGCGCGCAGCCTTGATTGCGCCCTCATTCGCCTCTGCACCCGAGTTGCCGAAGAACACCTTGCCGCCCGCCGTGAGCTGCGACAGCTTTGCCGCAGCATCCGCCTGCGCCTCGGTGTAGTAGAGGTTCGACACATGGATGAGACGCGCTGCCTGCGCGGCAATCGCGTTTACGAGCGGCGCGTAATTATGTCCGAGCACATTCACCGCAATTCCGCCGAGCGCATCGAGGTATTTTCGCCCATTGACATCCCACACATACGAACCGTCCCCGTGGTCGAGCACAATCGGATAGCGTGCGAACACGGGCAGATAGCTCGCCGTGTCCCTTGCAATAATTTCATTCTCGTTCTTCATCATATCTCCTGCCTACGGAAGCACCATCGTTCCGATACCGCGCGAGGTGAAGATCTCCAAGATGATGGAGTGTGCAAGCCGCCCGTCGATGATATGGGTCTTGTGCGCCCCCGCCTCAAGTGCCCTAAGACACGCCTCCACCTTCGGAATCATGCCGCCCGCAATGACGCCGCTGCGTATGTATTCCTTCGCCTCGTCCATGTGCAGCTGCGAGAGGAAACTGCTCTTGTCGCCAAAATCCTTGTAGACGCCTTCCACATCCGTAAGGAGCAGGAATTTCTCTGCATGCAGCGCCCCCGCAATCTCCGCTGCAACATAGTCCGCATTGATATTGTAGCTCTCTCCCTCAGCCCCCATGCCGATGGGGGCAATGACGGGTACATAGCCCTGATTGAGGAGATCGACGATGATGCCCGTATCGATCTCCGTGACCTCCCCGACGTAGCCGATGTCCACCGTACGCGCCTCGTCGTTTTCATAGACAGTCGCGTGCTTCTTCTTCGCCTTGATGAGCCCTGCGTCCTTGCCGCTGAGCCCGACCGCACGCACGCTGCGCAGATTGAGCAGTCCCACAATCTCTGAGTTCAGCTTACCGTCGAGAACCATCTCGGCGATCTCGACAGTCTCCTCGTCGGTCACACGGAGCCCCGAGACAAACTCACTCTCCTTGCCGACCTTCTTGAGAAAGCCCGTGATCTCGGGTCCTCCCCCGTGCACGAGGATCGGACGGATGCCGACAAACTTCATCAGCGCCACGTCGCGCATGACATTTTCCTTCAGTGCGTCGTTGATCATCGCGTTGCCGCCGTATTTGATGACGACCGTTTTCCCGTAGAACTCCTGAATGTATGGGAGTGCGTCTACAAGAATTTCCGCCTTGTCATGATCGGAGTACATCGCCGTCCCCCTCTCAGGTATGATACTCGCCGTTGATCTTCACATATTCATAGGAGAAATCGCAGGTCCAGACCGTGGCTTCCGCAGCGCCATCGTCAAGGTCGATATCAATGACGATATCATGCGCTGTCATCACTGCACGCAGTGCATCCGCATCGTATGCCGCACCCACGCCTTCCGCATAGACGGGAATGCCGCCGAACTTCACAGTCGTCCGATTCGGATCCATCGGGACGCCCGCATAGCCAACCGCACAGATCACGCGTCCCCAGTTCGGATCCTCACCGAAGAACGCAGTCTTGACGAGCGGACTGTTTGCCACACTCATGCCAACCGTCTTGGCATCAGCAAAATTATTTGCCCCCTTGACGTGAATGGTGATGAATTTCGTCGCCCCCTCGCCGTCTGCTGCGATCTTCTCCGAGATCCCCTGACAGAGCGCGAGGAGTGCTCCTTTGAACGCCTCGTAGTCCGCATTCTTCTCCGTGATCTTCGGATTTCCTGCAGCCCCGTTCGCAAGCACAATTGCCATATCGTTCGTGCTCATGTCGCCGTCGATCGAGATCATATTGAGGCTGTACTCCATGACCTCAGAAAGCGCTTCCTGCAGGAGGATGGCATCGATATCCGCGTCGGTCGTAATGAAGCAGAGCACGGTCGCCATATCCGGGCATATCATGCCAGAGCCCTTTGCGATGATGCCGAGACGGACTTCCTTGCCTCCGAGCACGACGGACGTCGTCCCCGCCTTGGAATAGGTATCCGTCGTGATGATGGCGTTTCCCGCATCCGCGCTGCCATGCGGCGAGAGCTCCTTTACCGCCGCATGAATGCCCTTCTCCACCTTGTCCATCGGCAGGAGCTGACCGATGATGCCCGTCGAGGCGACAATGACATCCTGCACACCGCAGCCAAGGGCATCGGCTGCGATTTTCTGCATGGCGGCGGCATCCGCCTCGCCCTGCGCCCCCGTGCAGGCATTGGCGCAGCCCGCATTGGCAACAATGGCGCGTGCCGTATGCGTGGCAACAACCGCCTTTGAGACATGGACGGGCGCTGCTGCAACGGCATTCT
Encoded proteins:
- a CDS encoding acetylornithine transaminase encodes the protein MKNENEIIARDTASYLPVFARYPIVLDHGDGSYVWDVNGRKYLDALGGIAVNVLGHNYAPLVNAIAAQAARLIHVSNLYYTEAQADAAAKLSQLTAGGKVFFGNSGAEANEGAIKAARKYAHTISPDKSQIITALGSFHGRTLATLTATGQEKFHKGFEPLPGGFDYVPFNDIAALEAQMSENTAAVMLEPIQGEGGVRMPSDGYLKEVRELCDKHDALLIFDEIQTGMGRTGTFYAYEAQGVMPDVVTLAKGLAGGVPIGAFVVTEKVAVAFHAGDHGSTFGGNPLACAAANVVLDTIADETFLREVQSVGTYFKEALRGLQEKYPAHIREVRGTGLILGMEMQRNEDAAAIARRMLEQGVIINCTAGNVLRFIPSLIFSKTEVDELIAVLDRCILDICDRGGL
- the argB gene encoding acetylglutamate kinase, yielding MYSDHDKAEILVDALPYIQEFYGKTVVIKYGGNAMINDALKENVMRDVALMKFVGIRPILVHGGGPEITGFLKKVGKESEFVSGLRVTDEETVEIAEMVLDGKLNSEIVGLLNLRSVRAVGLSGKDAGLIKAKKKHATVYENDEARTVDIGYVGEVTEIDTGIIVDLLNQGYVPVIAPIGMGAEGESYNINADYVAAEIAGALHAEKFLLLTDVEGVYKDFGDKSSFLSQLHMDEAKEYIRSGVIAGGMIPKVEACLRALEAGAHKTHIIDGRLAHSIILEIFTSRGIGTMVLP
- the argJ gene encoding bifunctional glutamate N-acetyltransferase/amino-acid acetyltransferase ArgJ translates to MFSEESAKLGVTYPKGFQAAGVKAGIKKSGNLDVAVIYSDREAAVAGTFTKNAVAAAPVHVSKAVVATHTARAIVANAGCANACTGAQGEADAAAMQKIAADALGCGVQDVIVASTGIIGQLLPMDKVEKGIHAAVKELSPHGSADAGNAIITTDTYSKAGTTSVVLGGKEVRLGIIAKGSGMICPDMATVLCFITTDADIDAILLQEALSEVMEYSLNMISIDGDMSTNDMAIVLANGAAGNPKITEKNADYEAFKGALLALCQGISEKIAADGEGATKFITIHVKGANNFADAKTVGMSVANSPLVKTAFFGEDPNWGRVICAVGYAGVPMDPNRTTVKFGGIPVYAEGVGAAYDADALRAVMTAHDIVIDIDLDDGAAEATVWTCDFSYEYVKINGEYHT